Proteins encoded in a region of the Sphingomonas japonica genome:
- a CDS encoding dienelactone hydrolase family protein, whose amino-acid sequence MSDLRARAIQIYDQFTHEHRDRRQLLREMALLAGSAAAAEVLIASIAASPAAAQQIDPADPRIITRKGGYAIGGGEMLTGYFAAPRKPGRKVGAVIVVHENRGLTRHIEDVARRVALDGFFAVAPDFLTPQGGTPADEDRARDLIGTLDYDRALAGGVATIARLSRLSGGTGKVGAVGFCWGGGYVNRLAVAAGSALAAAVPYYGPAPDPSEAGKVEAAMLIQLAGNDTRVNATALPWGEALEAAGKRVTVETYPGVEHAFNNDTSAERYDAAAAKLAWQRTTDLFKATLA is encoded by the coding sequence ATGTCCGACCTTCGTGCCCGCGCGATCCAAATCTACGACCAGTTCACCCACGAGCATCGCGACCGGCGGCAATTGCTGCGCGAGATGGCGCTGCTCGCCGGTTCGGCCGCAGCGGCCGAGGTGCTGATCGCGTCGATCGCGGCGTCGCCGGCGGCCGCGCAGCAGATCGATCCTGCCGATCCGCGGATCATCACGCGCAAGGGCGGCTATGCGATCGGCGGCGGCGAGATGCTGACCGGCTATTTCGCCGCGCCGCGCAAGCCCGGACGCAAGGTCGGCGCGGTGATCGTGGTGCACGAGAATCGCGGGCTGACCCGTCATATCGAGGATGTCGCGCGGCGTGTGGCGCTCGACGGGTTCTTCGCGGTCGCGCCCGACTTCCTGACGCCGCAGGGCGGCACCCCCGCCGACGAGGATCGCGCGCGCGACCTGATCGGCACGCTCGATTACGACCGGGCACTGGCGGGCGGCGTGGCGACGATCGCGCGACTGTCGCGGCTGAGCGGCGGCACCGGCAAGGTCGGCGCGGTCGGGTTCTGCTGGGGCGGGGGCTATGTCAATCGGCTGGCGGTCGCGGCGGGCAGCGCGCTGGCAGCGGCGGTGCCCTATTACGGCCCGGCTCCCGACCCGAGCGAAGCGGGAAAGGTCGAAGCGGCGATGCTGATTCAGCTGGCCGGCAACGACACGCGGGTCAACGCGACGGCGCTGCCGTGGGGCGAGGCGCTGGAGGCGGCGGGCAAGCGCGTGACCGTCGAGACCTATCCGGGGGTCGAGCACGCGTTCAACAACGATACGTCGGCGGAACGCTATGACGCCGCGGCGGCGAAGCTGGCGTGGCAGCGGACAACCGACCTGTTCAAGGCGACGCTCGCTTGA
- a CDS encoding DUF1013 domain-containing protein, which produces MPHATASWLVDNTALSFSQIAEFCGLHILEVQAIADDTAGSKLTGRDPVRAHELTMDEIEKGQADPDYVLKMSKGPEQVRRTKGPRYTPVSKRQDKPDGIAWIIRNHPEISDGAIGKLIGTTRTTIGAIRDRSHWNIGNITPKDPVTLGLCSQRELDALVAKAAKAAGIEAPVDTTLDSDRESLIEELRAERIETARLAEMAERGELPAPKPLFEDPFKR; this is translated from the coding sequence ATGCCGCATGCGACCGCTTCCTGGCTGGTCGACAACACCGCGCTTTCCTTTTCGCAGATCGCCGAATTCTGCGGGCTGCACATCCTGGAAGTGCAGGCGATCGCCGACGATACCGCCGGGTCGAAGCTGACCGGGCGCGATCCGGTGCGCGCACACGAATTGACGATGGACGAGATCGAGAAGGGGCAGGCCGATCCCGATTACGTGCTCAAGATGTCGAAGGGGCCCGAACAGGTCCGCCGTACCAAGGGGCCGCGCTACACGCCGGTTTCCAAGCGGCAGGACAAGCCCGACGGCATAGCATGGATCATCCGCAACCATCCCGAGATTTCGGACGGCGCGATCGGCAAGCTGATCGGCACGACGCGTACGACGATCGGCGCGATCCGCGACCGCAGCCACTGGAACATCGGCAACATCACGCCCAAGGATCCGGTAACGCTGGGACTGTGTTCGCAGCGCGAACTGGACGCGCTGGTCGCCAAGGCGGCGAAGGCGGCGGGGATCGAGGCGCCGGTCGACACCACGCTCGACAGCGATCGCGAGAGCCTGATCGAGGAACTGCGTGCCGAGCGGATCGAGACCGCGCGGCTGGCCGAGATGGCCGAGCGCGGCGAGCTGCCTGCGCCCAAGCCGTTGTTCGAGGACCCGTTCAAGCGGTGA
- a CDS encoding carboxylesterase/lipase family protein, protein MIYKALALLVFMAFPAMAQTVPTDSGRVSGSTQGGVSSWKGIPFAAPPVGELRWRAPQPVAKWSGVRPAIDYGHDCMQLPFPSDAAPLGTTPAEDCLVLNIWKPAGATDKLPVIFWIYGGGFVNGGASPPTYSGANLARQGVMFVSANYRVGRFGTFAHPALTKDDPDNGMLGNYWHMDQLAALKWVQRNIAAFGGDPDNVTLTGESAGGMSVNAIVTSPVAEGLFDRAVVMSGGDGRGSEASGLSAAETIGIDFAAKHGIAADDPQALDKLRALTADQITDGLNLTALFAPSGGPRTFASPYADGINVVDVAKAYSGGDFPKVPMMVGATDNDIGGATGYMVAGARQVAAATAAAGAPTYQYRFSYVAETLGKTGADHASEIPWFFDTVAIKYGDRTAPRDLAMAKTVSAYLVNFAKTGDPNGSGLPHWPRYDRADDRLMEFESSGDAVAKSDPLGAKLDAGAVAGE, encoded by the coding sequence ATGATTTACAAGGCGCTTGCCCTGCTCGTTTTCATGGCGTTTCCGGCGATGGCGCAAACGGTGCCAACCGACAGTGGCCGGGTCTCTGGTAGCACCCAGGGAGGGGTGTCGAGCTGGAAGGGCATACCATTTGCCGCCCCGCCGGTCGGTGAACTGCGCTGGCGTGCGCCGCAGCCCGTGGCCAAGTGGAGTGGAGTTCGGCCAGCCATCGACTATGGGCACGACTGCATGCAGTTGCCGTTTCCCAGCGACGCCGCACCGCTCGGCACTACGCCGGCCGAGGACTGCCTGGTGCTCAATATCTGGAAGCCGGCCGGCGCAACGGACAAGTTGCCGGTGATATTCTGGATCTATGGCGGCGGCTTTGTGAACGGCGGAGCGTCGCCGCCCACCTATTCCGGGGCGAACCTGGCACGGCAGGGAGTGATGTTCGTCAGCGCCAACTATCGCGTCGGCCGGTTCGGCACCTTTGCGCATCCGGCATTGACCAAGGACGATCCCGACAACGGAATGCTCGGCAATTATTGGCACATGGACCAGTTGGCCGCGCTGAAATGGGTGCAGCGCAACATCGCCGCGTTCGGCGGCGACCCGGATAACGTAACGCTGACCGGAGAGAGCGCAGGCGGCATGTCGGTCAACGCGATCGTCACTTCGCCCGTGGCCGAGGGGCTGTTCGATCGCGCGGTCGTGATGTCGGGTGGCGACGGCCGGGGATCGGAGGCAAGCGGACTATCCGCAGCGGAGACGATCGGCATCGATTTCGCTGCGAAGCACGGCATTGCGGCGGACGATCCGCAGGCCCTGGACAAGCTGCGCGCGCTGACCGCCGACCAGATCACCGACGGGCTGAACCTGACGGCATTGTTCGCGCCGTCAGGCGGACCGCGCACCTTTGCCAGCCCCTATGCCGATGGCATCAACGTCGTCGACGTCGCCAAGGCCTATTCCGGGGGCGATTTCCCCAAGGTTCCGATGATGGTCGGCGCGACGGACAATGATATCGGCGGCGCGACTGGCTATATGGTCGCCGGTGCCCGGCAAGTGGCCGCAGCGACCGCTGCGGCTGGCGCCCCGACATATCAATATCGCTTTTCCTACGTCGCCGAGACGTTGGGGAAAACGGGGGCAGACCATGCATCCGAAATTCCCTGGTTCTTCGACACCGTGGCGATCAAGTACGGCGACAGGACAGCGCCGCGCGACCTGGCGATGGCCAAGACGGTGAGTGCGTATCTGGTCAACTTTGCCAAGACCGGCGATCCCAACGGCTCCGGCCTGCCGCACTGGCCGCGCTACGATCGCGCCGACGACCGGCTCATGGAGTTCGAGTCGAGCGGCGATGCGGTCGCAAAGTCCGATCCGCTCGGTGCCAAGCTGGACGCTGGTGCGGTGGCTGGAGAATGA
- a CDS encoding glutathione S-transferase family protein, whose translation MADTLILYTNPMSRGQIARWMIEEVGADYTTQILDYGTTMKGEAYRAINPMGKVPAIKHGERIVTEGAAICAYLADAFPDAGLAPDVADRADYYRWMFFAAGPVEHAVTNRSLEIAPTEKQQMMVGYGQYDTVVELLDGWLSSHEYFAGDRFTAADVYAGAQIVWGVGFGTLPKLPSFEAYVARVKAREAYQRAKAIDDALIAEMQGAGA comes from the coding sequence ATGGCCGATACGCTGATCCTGTATACCAACCCGATGTCGCGCGGACAGATCGCACGCTGGATGATCGAGGAGGTCGGTGCCGACTATACGACGCAAATCCTCGACTATGGCACGACGATGAAGGGGGAGGCGTACAGGGCGATCAACCCGATGGGCAAGGTGCCCGCGATCAAACATGGCGAGCGCATCGTTACCGAGGGCGCGGCGATCTGCGCCTATCTGGCGGATGCGTTCCCGGATGCGGGGCTCGCTCCCGATGTGGCGGACCGGGCGGACTATTATCGCTGGATGTTCTTTGCCGCCGGACCGGTCGAGCATGCCGTGACCAATCGCTCGCTCGAGATCGCACCGACCGAGAAGCAGCAGATGATGGTCGGGTACGGGCAATATGACACGGTGGTCGAGTTGCTCGACGGATGGCTTTCGTCGCACGAGTATTTCGCGGGCGATCGCTTCACCGCGGCGGATGTCTATGCCGGGGCGCAAATCGTGTGGGGGGTCGGCTTCGGCACGCTTCCCAAATTGCCGTCGTTCGAAGCTTATGTCGCGCGGGTGAAGGCGCGTGAGGCGTATCAGCGGGCCAAGGCGATCGACGACGCGCTGATCGCGGAGATGCAGGGGGCGGGGGCATAA